The following are encoded together in the Cynocephalus volans isolate mCynVol1 chromosome 4, mCynVol1.pri, whole genome shotgun sequence genome:
- the LOC134375321 gene encoding olfactory receptor 5B17-like, which translates to MENNTKVSEFILQGLTNAPELQVPLFIMFMLIYLITLIGNLGMIKLILLDSRLHSPMYFFLSNLSLVDFCYSSTVTPKVLGGLLIEDKVISYNACAAQMFFFTFLGTVECYLLALMAYDRYAAVCKPLHYTTMMTASVCARLAIGCYVIGFMNASIQTGDTFCLSFCESNVIHHFFCDIPAVMTLTCSEKHLSELILVLISSFNVFFALFVILISYLLIFITILKMHSGEGYQKALSTCGSHLTAVALFYGTVIIMYLQPGSSHSMDTDKIASVFYTMVIPMLNPIVYSLRNKEVHSAFKKVVKKAKRSLGLLF; encoded by the coding sequence ATGGAGAATAATACGAAGGTGAGTGAATTCATCCTGCAAGGACTAACCAATGCCCCAGAACTGCAGGTTCCCCTCTTTATAATGTTCATGCTCATCTACCTCATCACTCTGATTGGGAATCTGGGAATGATCAAGTTGATCCTGCTGGATTCTCGGCTCCACTctcccatgtactttttcctcagtAACCTGTCTCTGGTGGACTTTTGCTACTCATCAACTGTCACTCCAAAGGTTTTGGGTGGGCTGCTTATTGAAGACAAGGTCATCTCCTACAATGCGTGTGCTGCTCAGATGTTCTTTTTTACATTCTTGGGTACTGTGGAATGTTATCTCTTGGCTTtaatggcctatgaccgctacgCAGCAGTGTGTAAACCCCTCCATTACACCACCATGATGACTGCAAGTGTGTGTGCTCGTCTGGCCATAGGCTGTTATGTCATTGGTTTTATGAATGCTTCTATCCAAACTGGAGACACCTTCTGCCTCTCTTTCTGTGAGTCCAATGTGATCCATCACTTTTTCTGTGATATTCCAGCAGTCATGACTCTGACTTGCTCTGAGAAGCACCTTAGTGAGCTGATTCTTGTTCTTATTTCGAGCTTTAATGTCTTTTTTGCACTTTTTGTTATCTTGATATCCTACCTGCTCATATTTATCACCATTTTGAAGATGCACTCAGGTGAGGGATATCAGAAGGCTTTATCTACCTGTGGCTCTCACCTCACTGCAGTTGCCTTATTCTATGGAACTGTTATCATCATGTACTTACAGCCCGGCTCCAGTCACTCCATGGACACAGACAAAATTGCATCTGTGTTCTATACTATGGTTATCCCCATGCTGAATCCTATAgtctacagcctgaggaacaaggaGGTCCATAGTGCATTCAAGAAGGTTGTAAAGAAGGCAAAACGTTCTCTAGGTTTACTCTTCTAA